The following proteins are co-located in the Sphingopyxis sp. YR583 genome:
- a CDS encoding phosphotransferase family protein has translation MIDRQALFEGTETPSEGLHIIPERLAAVLRERLGLDTSKLNIEKFKGGQSNPTYRVDAGAKSIVLRKRPPGVLVKSAHAIDREFAVISALHARGFAAPEPLLYVEDESILGTAFYLVEYVDGRIFWNADLPGLDPMERGAIYAGMNRFLAELHSLPKSEIDHLVPARGGDYVARNLARWNSIYDQSELADIPDMARLANDLRAAMPPAQPAVMIHGDYGLYNIIVEKRGAGIAAVLDWEMATRGDALVDLAHHLRAWWDIPDHEAGSTSSLAGLDLAALGIPDMDSYADLYFSNRGLQKPSNFAYYLAFAQYRYAAMIQGILKRAATGTASSRRVLHRQERVAAIARMAVQTLECL, from the coding sequence GTGATCGACAGGCAAGCCCTATTCGAAGGCACCGAAACGCCGTCGGAGGGTCTTCATATCATTCCCGAGCGCTTGGCTGCGGTTCTGCGGGAGCGTCTCGGGCTCGACACCTCCAAACTCAATATCGAGAAGTTTAAGGGCGGCCAGTCGAACCCTACATACCGGGTTGACGCAGGTGCGAAATCAATCGTTCTGCGAAAGCGGCCGCCCGGCGTTCTCGTCAAGAGCGCCCATGCGATTGACCGCGAATTCGCCGTGATCTCCGCGCTGCACGCGCGCGGCTTCGCCGCTCCGGAGCCCTTGCTATACGTCGAAGATGAGTCGATCCTCGGCACGGCCTTTTACCTCGTTGAATATGTAGACGGCCGCATCTTCTGGAACGCCGACCTGCCCGGACTGGACCCAATGGAGCGCGGAGCTATCTATGCGGGCATGAACCGCTTTCTAGCGGAACTCCACAGCCTACCCAAGAGCGAAATCGATCATCTCGTGCCGGCGCGCGGCGGAGACTATGTCGCGCGAAACCTTGCACGGTGGAACAGCATCTACGATCAGTCGGAACTCGCCGATATTCCCGACATGGCTCGCCTGGCAAACGACCTTCGCGCCGCGATGCCGCCGGCGCAGCCCGCCGTGATGATCCACGGCGATTATGGCCTTTACAATATCATCGTCGAGAAGCGAGGGGCAGGGATCGCCGCGGTTCTCGACTGGGAGATGGCGACAAGAGGCGACGCCCTTGTCGACCTTGCCCATCATTTGCGCGCCTGGTGGGATATCCCCGATCACGAAGCTGGAAGTACATCGAGCTTGGCTGGACTGGACCTTGCCGCCCTCGGCATCCCGGACATGGATAGTTATGCCGACCTCTATTTCTCCAACCGTGGTCTGCAGAAACCTTCCAATTTCGCCTATTATCTGGCCTTTGCGCAATATCGCTACGCGGCGATGATCCAGGGCATATTGAAGCGGGCGGCTACCGGAACGGCCTCCAGCCGCCGCGTTCTCCACCGGCAAGAGAGGGTCGCCGCGATCGCGCGGATGGCCGTACAGACACTCGAGTGCCTTTAG
- a CDS encoding SDR family NAD(P)-dependent oxidoreductase: protein MELEDWKVLITGAGSGIGRAGAERFAHEGAKVAVMDSDLERAIQTADLIVARGGHAVPIGGDLAEDGVSERVVATAAAELGGLDALWCNAGIMGPTEIEDIDGDAYATAVAVNMTSPILSCAAALPHLRRSRHGAILITASTSGLVGAMSGAIYTATKFAVVGYVKSLAQRVAADAIRVNALCPGPVLTPLMQRLLDQGSNSMTGDEYRARVLAGVPLNRFARPEEIADAALWLASPRASYVTGIALPVDGGYTCR, encoded by the coding sequence ATGGAACTCGAGGACTGGAAAGTATTGATTACCGGCGCAGGCAGCGGCATCGGCCGCGCCGGGGCTGAACGCTTCGCGCATGAAGGCGCTAAGGTTGCCGTCATGGACAGTGATCTGGAGCGCGCCATCCAAACTGCCGATCTGATCGTCGCGCGCGGCGGACATGCGGTGCCTATCGGCGGAGATCTGGCGGAAGACGGCGTCTCTGAACGCGTGGTTGCCACTGCCGCCGCCGAGCTCGGCGGGCTTGATGCGCTCTGGTGCAACGCAGGAATCATGGGCCCTACCGAGATCGAGGACATCGATGGCGACGCTTATGCCACTGCGGTCGCGGTCAACATGACGTCGCCGATCCTGAGCTGCGCAGCGGCACTACCGCACCTACGCCGGTCCCGGCACGGGGCTATCCTTATCACCGCCTCGACTTCAGGCTTGGTGGGCGCGATGTCGGGCGCGATCTACACCGCGACCAAATTCGCCGTTGTCGGATACGTCAAATCGCTCGCTCAGCGCGTCGCGGCCGATGCGATCCGCGTGAACGCTCTCTGCCCGGGTCCGGTACTCACACCGCTCATGCAGCGGCTGCTGGATCAAGGGTCGAACTCGATGACGGGCGACGAATATCGCGCGCGCGTCCTCGCTGGCGTACCGCTCAACCGCTTTGCTCGCCCTGAGGAGATCGCTGACGCAGCGCTGTGGTTGGCATCGCCGCGTGCCTCTTATGTGACCGGGATCGCGCTTCCTGTCGACGGCGGATACACGTGCCGCTGA
- a CDS encoding class I adenylate-forming enzyme family protein, with product MTSIELLAWAAEQAPDQIAVKQPFEGFGEEIVWTYSEYLADARRIASYLSTFYSFGDHVAIWATNSGPWLLYEFAAAHLGLVLVTMNPASRPAELDYMLTKSRAKGIIMDRSYRGQDLVQAVADLRGRLPDLAHIHYLDEWRDQVEQGSDDIAPSTTRPDDPGLIVFTSGTTGKPKAAILHHRGIVNNPKIATERLGLAPKTIWLASLPTFHVGGTVTMSMGAVSNLGTQIIMPAFQPEIILRLIEKERINYSALVPAMVAGLVEHPDFKTTDLSSFHHLQVGGTVITPAFVKLVRQELGCDVQVVLGQTECCAEITKTLRGDPDEAIEETVGVPFPGTSLKISDPVTGETKNIGEVGEIRLLSPYATYGYFGDPEATEALFDEDGFLRTGDLGSIDENGRLRMNGRLKEVIIRGGENIYPREVEDAIAEYPGISECAVFAVPHPRWGEEVAAALRLNAPGVEPADVREFLLLQLARHKVPKHWMIVEEFPRNTSGKVQKFELQRLFAERAEKNADRTG from the coding sequence ATGACGAGTATCGAACTGCTTGCCTGGGCCGCCGAACAGGCCCCGGACCAGATCGCTGTCAAGCAGCCGTTCGAAGGCTTTGGCGAGGAGATCGTCTGGACGTACAGCGAGTATCTTGCTGACGCACGCCGGATCGCCTCTTATCTGTCAACCTTTTACAGCTTCGGCGATCATGTCGCGATCTGGGCAACGAACAGCGGTCCCTGGCTCCTTTATGAATTCGCGGCTGCCCATCTCGGGCTTGTTCTTGTCACGATGAACCCGGCGTCGCGACCTGCAGAGCTCGACTATATGCTGACCAAGAGCCGCGCAAAGGGCATCATCATGGACCGAAGCTATCGGGGCCAGGATTTGGTGCAGGCCGTCGCGGACCTTCGCGGCCGACTGCCTGACCTTGCGCATATTCATTATCTTGACGAGTGGCGCGACCAGGTTGAACAGGGATCGGATGATATCGCGCCATCAACCACCCGCCCCGACGATCCGGGTTTGATCGTCTTCACTTCAGGGACTACCGGGAAACCCAAGGCGGCAATCCTTCATCATCGCGGTATTGTGAATAATCCCAAGATTGCGACCGAACGCCTCGGTCTGGCTCCCAAGACCATATGGCTTGCGTCGCTTCCAACCTTCCATGTGGGGGGGACGGTAACGATGAGCATGGGTGCCGTCAGCAATCTCGGTACGCAGATCATCATGCCGGCATTTCAGCCCGAGATCATCCTCAGGCTTATCGAGAAGGAGCGGATCAATTATTCCGCGCTGGTACCGGCGATGGTCGCGGGGCTCGTCGAACATCCCGACTTCAAGACGACAGATCTCTCCTCCTTTCATCACCTCCAAGTGGGCGGCACGGTTATCACCCCCGCCTTCGTCAAACTGGTGCGCCAGGAGCTTGGCTGCGATGTGCAGGTCGTTCTGGGTCAGACCGAATGCTGCGCCGAAATCACCAAGACTCTTCGCGGGGATCCTGACGAGGCGATCGAGGAGACTGTCGGCGTGCCTTTCCCGGGGACAAGCTTGAAGATTTCGGACCCCGTCACCGGCGAGACGAAGAACATCGGAGAAGTAGGCGAGATACGGCTGCTTAGCCCCTACGCAACATATGGATATTTCGGTGACCCCGAGGCGACTGAGGCGTTGTTCGACGAGGACGGTTTTCTTCGAACGGGTGACCTCGGTAGCATCGACGAAAATGGCAGGCTGCGCATGAATGGTCGGCTCAAGGAAGTCATTATTCGCGGGGGCGAGAATATCTATCCGCGCGAGGTGGAAGATGCGATCGCTGAATATCCGGGCATAAGCGAATGCGCCGTGTTCGCGGTACCGCATCCGCGTTGGGGTGAAGAGGTCGCGGCCGCGCTTCGGCTCAACGCACCCGGTGTCGAACCGGCTGATGTGCGCGAGTTCCTTCTTCTCCAGTTGGCAAGGCACAAGGTGCCGAAACACTGGATGATCGTGGAGGAGTTTCCGCGCAACACCTCGGGGAAGGTTCAGAAATTTGAGCTCCAGCGGCTATTTGCCGAACGGGCCGAGAAAAACGCGGACCGTACTGGCTGA